A single genomic interval of Helianthus annuus cultivar XRQ/B chromosome 6, HanXRQr2.0-SUNRISE, whole genome shotgun sequence harbors:
- the LOC110944600 gene encoding protein FAR1-RELATED SEQUENCE 5-like, which translates to MINKMSHLNIGPVRAFNIMKEVYGGFDKVGATKVDFKNFKKELNLFIGEFDAEMFVKRLMRKKEFLPNFSCEYETTDEGVLKCIFWADEDMKRNYYMFGDVISFDATYKRNKYNMMFVPFTGIDNHNRNVTLGAAILGSETAETYSWLLRAIKNAYGYAPPVIVTDQDPAMKRAIADVWPESRHRLCMWHIMDKLTTKVGAALCSNTDFRKRLSAVVWTDSLLPEAFEAEWAAIIHDLG; encoded by the exons ATGATAAACAAGATGTCACATCTCAACATCGGGCCTGTTCGTGCATTTAACATTATGAAGGAAGTGTATGGTGGGTTCGACAAAGTCGGTGCTACCAAAGTCGattttaaaaatttcaagaaGGAGTTAAATCTTTTTATCGGAGAGTTTGATGCGGAAATGTTTGTCAAGCGTTTGATGAGAAAAAAGGAGTTTTTACCGAACTTCTCTTGTGAATATGAAACCACAGACGAAGGTGTGTTGAAGTGCATTTTTTGGGCCGACGAGGATATGAAGAGAAATTATTATATGTTTGGGGACGTTATATCATTTGATGCTACATACAAGCGTAACAA GTATAACATGATGTTTGTCCCTTTTACTGGGATTGATAATCATAATAGGAACGTGACACTTGGTGCTGCAATTCTCGGTTCGGAAACGGCAGAGACGTATAGCTGGTTACTTAGGGCGATCAAGAACGCATACGGGTACGCGCCTCCTGTAATCGTTACTGACCAAGACCCTGCGATGAAAAGGGCTATAGCTGATGTTTGGCCTGAGTCGAGGCATCGGTTATGTATGTGGCATATCATGGATAAACTCACTACAAAG GTTGGGGCTGCCTTATGTTCAAATACAGATTTCAGGAAAAGATTGTCTGCAGTTGTTTGGACTGATTCTCTATTGCCCGAAGCTTTTGAGGCTGAATGGGCCGCTATTATTCATGATTTGGGTTAA
- the LOC110865153 gene encoding protein FAR-RED IMPAIRED RESPONSE 1-like, with product MSGLMRTSSRSESENHFFGKISNPKCTLVEFLSHFDTAIEAQRHEHRKNDHDTRYTNPGEWSDFVLEKQAAQIYTRTLFFDVQLEIQHAIHRCASIRLDHVGDFIKFFIKDLDQPCSSYFEVMIREEDVTVKCTCNRFEQFGLFCSHIFCVLRILDIREFPKQYILRRWTREAVPNSSPGSILTDGGNPDRSDEVNRCVREISHATEYVVNKLISNFDKLSDFRDHIKQFMSAADEAQINAPPKTRRNRFAELLGVAPESTATIRVPVGTRFKGCGSHKRLKSQKERAVSQSGSKRRQCSVCKKYGHNRVTCWKYNVAGAEAGSSRNAGGNEDTIPEGDAAMVVQGDGTGLNDDDDVFYTSGNDADMDDEEMA from the exons ATGTCTGGTCTTATGCGGACATCATCTAGGTCCGAAAGCGAGAACCACTTTTTTGGAAAAATTAGCAATCCAAAGTGCACGTTGGTTGAATTTCTTAGCCACTTTGATACGGCTATTGAAGCGCAAAGGCATGAGCACCGAAAAAACGATCATGACACTCGATACACCAACCCTGGAGAGTGGAGTGATTTTGTTCTCGAGAAGCAAGCAGCTCAAATATATACTAGAACTTTATTTTTTGATGTTCAACTCGAGATTCAACATGCTATTCATCGTTGTGCGAGTATCAGATTAGATCACGTCGGTGATTTCATTAAGTTTTTTATAAAGGATCTCGATCAGCCATGTTCTTCGTACTTTGAG GTTATGATACGCGAGGAGGATGTTACTGTTAAGTGTACATGCAACAGGTTTGAGCAGTTTGGGCTGTTTTGTAGTCACATTTTTTGCGTGTTACGGATTCTTGATATAAGGGAGTTTCCTAAACAATATATATTGAGGCGTTGGACGCGTGAAGCTGTTCCAAATAGTTCCCCCGGGTCCATTCTTACGGATGGTGGAAATCCAGATCGTAGTGACGAGGTTAACCGGTGTGTTCGGGAGATTAGTCACGCAACGGAGTATGTCGTTAACAAGCTGATTTCAAATTTTGATAAGTTGTCTGATTTTCGAGACCATATCAAGCAGTTTATGTCAGCCGCGGATGAAGCTCAAATAAATGCACCTCCCAAGACACGACGTAACCGATTTGCTGAACTGCTAGGAGTTGCTCCAGAGAGCACGGCCACTATCCGTGTTCCAGTTGGTACCAGGTTCAAGGGCTGTGGTTCTCATAAACGCCTTAAATCTCAAAAGGAGCGAGCCGTAAGTCAGTCTGGAAGTAAACGTCGTCAATGTTCAGTATGTAAAAAATACGGTCATAACAGAGTAACGTGCTGGAAATACAACGTGGCTGGGGCTGAGGCAGGTTCTTCGCGGAATGCTGGTGGTAATGAAGACACAATTCCTGAAGGAGATGCTGCTATGGTTGTTCAAGGTGATGGTACTGGTTTgaacgatgatgatgatgtgttTTACACATCTGGAAACGATGCAGATATGGACGATGAGGAGATGGCATAG